In the genome of Ictalurus furcatus strain D&B chromosome 13, Billie_1.0, whole genome shotgun sequence, one region contains:
- the si:ch211-217a12.1 gene encoding alanine aminotransferase 2-like isoform X2, translating to MMMDHVAVPGVKVLTVDTMNPNVKKVEYAVRGPIVQRAAQIETELQQGVKKPFTEVIRANIGDCHAMGQKPITFFRQVLAVCSYPDLLDDSRFPEDVKSRARRILQACCGGSLGSYSSSQGIELVRQDVARYIEKRDGGIKCNPDNIYLTAGASDGIVTMLKLLISGEGSSRTGVMISIPQYPLYSAALAELAGVQINYYLDEETCWSLDVQELRRALEEARKHCTPRALCIINPGNPTGQVQSRQCIEDVIRFAAEESLFLMADEVYQDNVYADGCAFHSFKKVLFEMGPEYSGRVELASFHSTSKCYMGECGFRGGYMEVVNLDPEVKVQLMKLVSVRLCPPVTGQALLDLVVNPPELHEPSYDTFIKERSHTLAELAKKASMTQQILNQVPGMTCNPVQGAMYTFPRIHIPPKAVSAAQENGQAPDMFYCMKMLEEMGICLVPGSGFGQKDGTYHFRMTILPPTQKLKIVLENIKEFHLSFTRQYE from the exons ATGATGATGGACCATGTTGCGGTTCCCGGAGTGAAGGTGTTGACGGTGGACACCATGAACCCGAATGTGAAGAAGGTGGAGTACGCGGTGCGAGGGCCCATAGTGCAAAGAGCTGCGCAGATCGAAACGGAACTTCAGCAG GGAGTAAAGAAGCCCTTCACTGAAGTGATTAGGGCGAATATCGGAGACTGCCACGCCATGGGGCAGAAACCCATCACCTTTTTCAGACAG gTGCTGGCCGTCTGCTCGTATCCCGATCTTCTAGATGACAGCAGGTTTCCAGAAGACGTGAAAAGTCGAGCACGACGGATCCTTCAGGCCTGCTGCGGAGGGAGTCTGG GATCTTACAGCAGCAGTCAGGGGATCGAGCTCGTTCGACAGGACGTAGCGCGATACATCGAGAAGAGAGACGGAGGGATCAAATGCAATCCAGACAACATCTACCTCACCGCTGGAGCCAGTGATGGCATtgtg ACGATGCTGAAGCTGCTGATCTCAGGTGAAGGATCTTCTCGGACCGGAGTGATGATCTCTATCCCTCAGTACCCGCTGTACTCCGCCGCTCTCGCCGAGCTCGCCGGCGTGCAGATAAATTATTATCTGGACGAGGAAACGTGCTGGAGTTTGGACGTCCAAGAGCTGCGGCGTGCGCTGGAGGAGGCGAGGAAACACTGCACACCTCGTGCCCTGTGTATCATCAACCCCGGAAACCCGACcg GTCAGGTGCAGAGCCGCCAGTGCATCGAGGACGTGATCCGATTCGCCGCTGAAGAAAGTCTCTTTCTAATGGCAGATGAG GTCTACCAGGACAACGTGTACGCAGACGGCTGTGCGTTTCACTCGTTCAAGAAGGTGCTGTTTGAGATGGGTCCGGAGTACTCGGGCCGAGTGGAGCTGGCCTCGTTTCATTCCACCTCCAAGTGCTACATGGGAGA GTGTGGGTTTCGGGGTGGCTACATGGAGGTGGTGAATTTGGACCCTGAGGTCAAAGTTCAGCTGATGAAGCTGGTCTCGGTGCGCTTGTGTCCTCCTGTAACTGGACAGGCTTTACTGGACCTGGTGGTGAATCCTCCTGAACTGCACGAACCCTCATACGACACCTTCATTAAG GAGCGCTCACACACTCTGGCCGAATTAGCAAAGAAAGCTAGCATGACACAGCAGATTCTCAATCAGGTGCCGGGGATGACGTGTAACCCGGTCCAGGGAGCCATGTACACCTTCCCTCGCATCCACATCCCGCCTAAAGCCGTGTCTGCAGCTCAG GAGAACGGTCAGGCTCCGGACATGTTCTACTGCATGAAGATGCTCGAGGAGATGGGCATCTGCCTCGTACCAGGAAGTGGATTCGGTCAGAAAGACGGAACGTACCATTTCAG GATGACGATCCTTCCTCCGACTCAGAAACTGAAAATAGTTTTGGAGAACATAAAGGAGTTTCATCTGAGTTTCACGCGGCAGTATGAATAA
- the si:ch211-217a12.1 gene encoding alanine aminotransferase 2-like isoform X1: MFVSLGTPAGEMMMDHVAVPGVKVLTVDTMNPNVKKVEYAVRGPIVQRAAQIETELQQGVKKPFTEVIRANIGDCHAMGQKPITFFRQVLAVCSYPDLLDDSRFPEDVKSRARRILQACCGGSLGSYSSSQGIELVRQDVARYIEKRDGGIKCNPDNIYLTAGASDGIVTMLKLLISGEGSSRTGVMISIPQYPLYSAALAELAGVQINYYLDEETCWSLDVQELRRALEEARKHCTPRALCIINPGNPTGQVQSRQCIEDVIRFAAEESLFLMADEVYQDNVYADGCAFHSFKKVLFEMGPEYSGRVELASFHSTSKCYMGECGFRGGYMEVVNLDPEVKVQLMKLVSVRLCPPVTGQALLDLVVNPPELHEPSYDTFIKERSHTLAELAKKASMTQQILNQVPGMTCNPVQGAMYTFPRIHIPPKAVSAAQENGQAPDMFYCMKMLEEMGICLVPGSGFGQKDGTYHFRMTILPPTQKLKIVLENIKEFHLSFTRQYE; this comes from the exons atgtttgtgtctct AGGGACTCCGGCTGGAGAAATGATGATGGACCATGTTGCGGTTCCCGGAGTGAAGGTGTTGACGGTGGACACCATGAACCCGAATGTGAAGAAGGTGGAGTACGCGGTGCGAGGGCCCATAGTGCAAAGAGCTGCGCAGATCGAAACGGAACTTCAGCAG GGAGTAAAGAAGCCCTTCACTGAAGTGATTAGGGCGAATATCGGAGACTGCCACGCCATGGGGCAGAAACCCATCACCTTTTTCAGACAG gTGCTGGCCGTCTGCTCGTATCCCGATCTTCTAGATGACAGCAGGTTTCCAGAAGACGTGAAAAGTCGAGCACGACGGATCCTTCAGGCCTGCTGCGGAGGGAGTCTGG GATCTTACAGCAGCAGTCAGGGGATCGAGCTCGTTCGACAGGACGTAGCGCGATACATCGAGAAGAGAGACGGAGGGATCAAATGCAATCCAGACAACATCTACCTCACCGCTGGAGCCAGTGATGGCATtgtg ACGATGCTGAAGCTGCTGATCTCAGGTGAAGGATCTTCTCGGACCGGAGTGATGATCTCTATCCCTCAGTACCCGCTGTACTCCGCCGCTCTCGCCGAGCTCGCCGGCGTGCAGATAAATTATTATCTGGACGAGGAAACGTGCTGGAGTTTGGACGTCCAAGAGCTGCGGCGTGCGCTGGAGGAGGCGAGGAAACACTGCACACCTCGTGCCCTGTGTATCATCAACCCCGGAAACCCGACcg GTCAGGTGCAGAGCCGCCAGTGCATCGAGGACGTGATCCGATTCGCCGCTGAAGAAAGTCTCTTTCTAATGGCAGATGAG GTCTACCAGGACAACGTGTACGCAGACGGCTGTGCGTTTCACTCGTTCAAGAAGGTGCTGTTTGAGATGGGTCCGGAGTACTCGGGCCGAGTGGAGCTGGCCTCGTTTCATTCCACCTCCAAGTGCTACATGGGAGA GTGTGGGTTTCGGGGTGGCTACATGGAGGTGGTGAATTTGGACCCTGAGGTCAAAGTTCAGCTGATGAAGCTGGTCTCGGTGCGCTTGTGTCCTCCTGTAACTGGACAGGCTTTACTGGACCTGGTGGTGAATCCTCCTGAACTGCACGAACCCTCATACGACACCTTCATTAAG GAGCGCTCACACACTCTGGCCGAATTAGCAAAGAAAGCTAGCATGACACAGCAGATTCTCAATCAGGTGCCGGGGATGACGTGTAACCCGGTCCAGGGAGCCATGTACACCTTCCCTCGCATCCACATCCCGCCTAAAGCCGTGTCTGCAGCTCAG GAGAACGGTCAGGCTCCGGACATGTTCTACTGCATGAAGATGCTCGAGGAGATGGGCATCTGCCTCGTACCAGGAAGTGGATTCGGTCAGAAAGACGGAACGTACCATTTCAG GATGACGATCCTTCCTCCGACTCAGAAACTGAAAATAGTTTTGGAGAACATAAAGGAGTTTCATCTGAGTTTCACGCGGCAGTATGAATAA